The proteins below are encoded in one region of Oncorhynchus gorbuscha isolate QuinsamMale2020 ecotype Even-year linkage group LG01, OgorEven_v1.0, whole genome shotgun sequence:
- the LOC124038526 gene encoding aldo-keto reductase family 1 member D1-like — MNLTAEKHSVPLSDGNRIPLFGLGTYGDPRTTPRGTALNSVKHAIDVGYRHFDGALVYFNEHEVGQAIREKIADGTVKREDIFYCGKLWNTFHPPELVRPALERTLKALKLDYVDLYIIEMPTAFKPGDEFYPKYEDGRYIYHETDLCATWEALEACKDAGLVKSLGVSNFNRRQLELLLRKPGLKHRPVSNQVECHPYFTQPKLLKYCRQNNIVIVGYSPLGTSRDASWVNLKCPPLLEDEVLVSIAKKYRKNSAQVALRFNVQRGVVVIPKSFSTYRIKDNFQIFDFSLTEDEMKAIEGLNKDIRFVELLMWSDHPEYPFLDEY, encoded by the exons ATGAATTTGACTGCTGAGAAACACAGTGTTCCCCTCAGTGATGGCAACCGGATTCCCCTATTTGGACTGGGGACTTATGGAGACCCACGAACG ACACCCAGAGGCACAGCGTTAAACAGTGTGAAGCATGCAATAGATGTGGGGTACAGACACTTTGATGGGGCTTTGGTGTATTTCAATGAGCACGAAGTAGGTCAAGCCATAAGAGAGAAAATTGCAGATGGAACCGTCAAAAGAGAAGACATCTTTTACTGTGGAAAG CTATGGAACACCTTCCACCCTCCAGAGCTCGTCAGGCCTGCCTTAGAGAGGACACTGAAGGCCCTGAAACTGGACTATGTGGATCTATACATCATCGAGATGCCTACCGCATTCAAG CCTGGTGATGAGTTTTATCCTAAATATGAGGACGGGCGGTACATTTACCATGAGACAGACCTATGTGCAACATGGGAG GCTTTAGAGGCCTGCAAAGATGCAGGGCTGGTCAAATCTCTgggagtctccaacttcaacagGAGACAGCTGGAGCTCCTACTGAGAAAGCCTGGCCTCAAACACAGACCTGTGTCCAACCAG GTCGAGTGCCATCCATACTTCACTCAGCCCAAGCTGCTTAAGTACTGCCGCCAGAATAACATTGTGATCGTAGGCTACAGCCCCTTAGGCACCTCAAGGGACGCCTCCTGGGTGAACCTGAAATGCCCTCCTCTGTTGGAGGATGAGGTCCTGGTGTCCATAGCGAAGAAGTACAGAAAGAACAGTGCTCAGGTGGCCCTGCGATTCAATGTCCAGAGAGGAGTGGTGGTCATCCCCAAGAGCTTCAGCACTTACAGGATCAAGGACAACTTTCAG ATATTTGACTTTTCACTCACTGAGGATGAAATGAAAGCAATTGAAGGACTGAACAAAGACATACGTTTTGTGGAGCTTTTAAT GTGGAGTGACCATCCTGAATACCCATTTCTGGATGAATATTAA